TTGCAATTCACGGTTACGCTGAAGAACGTTCTGAACCGCGCGAGCGCACGAGTAGTGAGCCTCACCGACGATCGCCGCGTCCAAGATCCGCGAAGTCGAAGTCAGGGGGTGAACGGCCGGGAAGATCGCCATCGCGGCGATATCACGATCCAAGTTCGTCGTTGCATCCAAGTGCGTGAACGTCGTTGCCGGAGCGGGATCCGTATAGTCATCCGCGGGAACGTAAACGGCCTGAACCGAAGTCACCGAACCTTTTTTAGTCGACGTGATACGCTCTTGCATCGCGCCCATCTCGGTCGCGAGAGTCGGCTGGTAACCGACGGCCGAGGGAATACGACCCAGCAGGGCCGAAACTTCCGCGCCCGCTTGAGTAAAGCGGAAGATGTTGTCGACGAAGAACAGAACGTCTTGGTTCTTCACGTCACGGAAGTATTCCGCAACGGTCAGACCGGTCAGAGCGACGCGCGCACGTGCACCGGGCGGCTCGTTCATCTGTCCGAACACCAGCGCGGTTTTCGCGATGACGCCCGATTCTTTCATCTCTACCCAGAGATCGTTTCCTTCACGAGTACGCTCGCCGACGCCGGCGAAGACCGAGTAACCACCGTGCTCAGTCGCGATGTTACGGATCAGCTCCTGAATGAGAACCGTCTTACCGACACCCGCACCACCAAAGAGACCGATCTTTCCACCCTTCATGTAAGGCGCGAGAAGATCGACGACCTTGATACCAGTCATCAGCATTTCTGCTTTTGTCGACTGATCTTCGAATTTTGGTGCCGTACGGTGAATTTCCCAGTGAGTTTTTGCGTTCACCGGACCAGCTTCATCGATAGGATCGCCGATAACGTTGACGATACGGCCGAGAACTTCGTTTCCAACTGGAGTTTGGATCATCTTTCCAGTGTT
Above is a genomic segment from Pseudobdellovibrionaceae bacterium containing:
- the atpD gene encoding F0F1 ATP synthase subunit beta; this encodes METGIVSQVMGPVVDVEFPTGELPAINTALRLTNKAIDDKEGNLVLEVAQHLGDRACRTIAMDSTDGLVRGQKVTNTGKMIQTPVGNEVLGRIVNVIGDPIDEAGPVNAKTHWEIHRTAPKFEDQSTKAEMLMTGIKVVDLLAPYMKGGKIGLFGGAGVGKTVLIQELIRNIATEHGGYSVFAGVGERTREGNDLWVEMKESGVIAKTALVFGQMNEPPGARARVALTGLTVAEYFRDVKNQDVLFFVDNIFRFTQAGAEVSALLGRIPSAVGYQPTLATEMGAMQERITSTKKGSVTSVQAVYVPADDYTDPAPATTFTHLDATTNLDRDIAAMAIFPAVHPLTSTSRILDAAIVGEAHYSCARAVQNVLQRNRELQDIIAILGMDELSEEDKKVVSRARKIQRFLSQPFFVAQQFTGLEGRYVDIKDTVKGFQEILDGKHDALPEQAFYMVGTIEEAVEKAKKLM